A region from the Desulfitobacterium dehalogenans ATCC 51507 genome encodes:
- a CDS encoding propanediol utilization kinase: protein MRGLGWAKCPGTCGEWVQGAKDGIPFLVGCPINRFVEAKAEILFSEPTNKRHYAHQQELQNWIWELPEGKEKTRQALERFARSQNLPSLTGKLRMKSQLLVGKGMASSTADMTAAVSAVAHALAIPWEPEEQARLALAIEPSDPIMFPGVTELAHGDGRYIKSLGSKIPAQLLMLDGGGFLDTLAFNARRDLPGHYRKYEFMIKNALALFYEGMDQRDLEKIARASTVSAQCNQDINPKPFFEDFLSWILGRGGLGVIAAHSGTLLAGIFPAHLSTTEKRNLQRESHIQFRPGRVEWVETYDGGIEGGVMNAWRKPIGSLSTVWKTELY, encoded by the coding sequence ATGAGGGGATTAGGTTGGGCAAAATGCCCCGGAACCTGCGGGGAATGGGTTCAAGGAGCGAAAGATGGTATACCCTTTTTAGTTGGTTGTCCCATTAATCGGTTCGTTGAAGCAAAGGCGGAAATTCTTTTTTCGGAGCCCACGAACAAGAGACATTATGCCCATCAGCAGGAGCTTCAGAATTGGATCTGGGAACTTCCTGAGGGTAAAGAAAAGACCCGCCAGGCCTTGGAGCGATTTGCCAGGAGTCAGAATCTCCCCTCATTGACGGGTAAGCTGCGGATGAAATCCCAATTGCTTGTTGGAAAAGGCATGGCCAGCTCCACTGCGGATATGACGGCAGCAGTCAGCGCTGTAGCTCATGCTTTGGCCATCCCTTGGGAGCCTGAGGAACAGGCGCGTTTAGCCTTAGCCATAGAGCCCTCTGATCCCATTATGTTTCCAGGAGTTACAGAATTAGCCCATGGCGATGGCAGGTATATCAAATCTCTAGGATCGAAAATTCCGGCACAGTTGCTGATGTTGGATGGGGGAGGATTTTTAGACACTCTAGCTTTCAACGCCCGCAGAGATTTACCTGGTCATTATCGCAAATATGAATTTATGATTAAGAATGCCCTGGCTCTTTTTTATGAAGGAATGGACCAGAGGGATTTGGAGAAAATCGCCCGAGCCAGCACCGTAAGTGCCCAATGTAATCAGGACATTAATCCTAAACCCTTTTTTGAGGATTTTCTCTCCTGGATCTTGGGAAGGGGAGGGCTTGGAGTTATCGCAGCTCATAGTGGAACTCTATTAGCTGGGATTTTTCCGGCACACCTTTCCACAACTGAAAAAAGAAATCTTCAGAGGGAAAGTCATATCCAATTCCGACCAGGTAGGGTGGAATGGGTAGAGACTTATGATGGAGGTATCGAAGGGGGGGTTATGAATGCATGGCGGAAACCTATTGGAAGCCTCAGTACAGTATGGAAGACAGAACTTTATTGA
- a CDS encoding pyridoxal phosphate-dependent aminotransferase, which produces MHGGNLLEASVQYGRQNFIDLSANINPFGPPQGVWEALQKGIKSITHYPDPKYRRLRGRMAEYYALTDEEILLGNGAGELIFLILHGLRPRKVLIPQPAFSEYGRAALACGAEVSKMILGVEGWGALSFQNEETYRKWEQALAENELVFINSPHNPTGSALTKKQFEVILNLALKHKTWVVLDESFVDFMEDRIRWSGREYLRRYPNLLVLYSLTKFYAIPGLRLGAVFAAPKLLNRLQEQRDPWAVNCLAEEAGIAALADAEYGKRVRFLLEESKESFYQNFAEGSKEQKFLGLRLYSSKVNFALIQVLGVEDSILDLVEAERRKKIILQKLGRQGILVRDCENFQGLEGKYIRVAIKDRESMNSLLIGLKTLES; this is translated from the coding sequence ATGCATGGCGGAAACCTATTGGAAGCCTCAGTACAGTATGGAAGACAGAACTTTATTGACCTGTCCGCCAATATTAATCCCTTTGGCCCTCCTCAGGGAGTATGGGAAGCCCTTCAGAAAGGGATAAAAAGTATAACCCATTACCCTGATCCGAAATATCGGCGTCTCCGGGGGAGGATGGCAGAATATTACGCGCTCACCGATGAGGAGATACTTCTTGGCAATGGAGCTGGGGAATTGATTTTTCTGATCCTCCACGGTCTCCGGCCTCGCAAAGTGCTGATTCCCCAGCCGGCCTTTAGTGAATATGGGCGGGCAGCCTTGGCCTGTGGTGCAGAAGTAAGTAAAATGATTCTTGGAGTAGAGGGATGGGGGGCTCTTTCTTTTCAGAACGAAGAAACCTACAGAAAATGGGAGCAAGCCCTTGCAGAAAACGAGTTGGTGTTTATTAATTCTCCACATAATCCTACCGGCAGTGCACTCACAAAGAAGCAATTCGAAGTGATACTCAACCTTGCCTTAAAACATAAAACCTGGGTCGTTCTGGACGAATCTTTTGTTGACTTTATGGAGGATAGGATCCGCTGGTCAGGCAGGGAGTATTTACGAAGGTATCCCAATCTGTTGGTGTTATACTCTCTAACCAAATTTTATGCCATCCCGGGATTGCGCTTGGGGGCAGTTTTTGCTGCACCCAAACTGCTTAACCGTCTACAAGAACAACGAGACCCCTGGGCCGTTAATTGCCTGGCAGAAGAAGCTGGGATAGCTGCTTTAGCTGATGCAGAGTATGGGAAGCGAGTAAGGTTCCTTTTAGAAGAAAGCAAAGAGTCGTTTTACCAGAATTTTGCTGAAGGGAGCAAGGAACAAAAGTTCTTAGGTCTACGCCTATATTCCAGTAAAGTTAATTTTGCCTTGATTCAGGTTTTAGGAGTGGAAGACTCAATCCTTGATCTGGTTGAAGCCGAAAGACGGAAGAAGATAATCCTTCAGAAACTAGGACGACAGGGAATCTTGGTCAGGGATTGCGAAAACTTTCAGGGATTGGAAGGGAAGTACATCAGGGTGGCCATTAAGGATAGAGAAAGTATGAATTCGTTATTAATAGGTCTTAAGACGCTGGAAAGCTAA
- a CDS encoding cytochrome ubiquinol oxidase subunit I, which produces MTELILSRLQFAVTTSYHFLFVPLTLGLSVLVALMETWYVKTGDETYKKMAKFWGKLFLINFAMGVVTGLVQEFQFGMNWSEYSRFMGDIFGAPLAIEALLAFFIESTFLGVWIFGWDKLSKKVHCMSIWLVAIASNLSALWILIANSFMQEPVGYVLRNGRAEMVDFLAVVTNKHVFYQFPHTVLSGFTTGAFFVLGISAYHILKKKHVDVFMQSAKFALIFGVISLFGVLGVGHAQGMHLVEAQPMKMAAAEAHWETESPAGFNVFAIVDKENNTNSFEIKVPGVLSFMSYGTFDAEVKGINDLQKEAVQQHGEGNYIPPVTSLFWSFRIMVGVGSLLILVVLLGAFLYKTKRFENTTWFLKLLPWMIPLPYIANLTGWFLAEQGRQPWIVYGLQKTADGLSTSVPAAYIWTSLIGFTLLYGILAIVDVYLILKFVKRGPVEAEDEDSSTDVAKGASLWT; this is translated from the coding sequence TTGACCGAACTGATCTTATCCAGGCTGCAGTTTGCGGTGACAACATCCTATCACTTTTTATTTGTCCCGCTAACTCTAGGGCTATCAGTCCTCGTTGCCCTCATGGAAACTTGGTACGTCAAGACGGGGGATGAAACCTATAAGAAAATGGCCAAGTTCTGGGGCAAGCTCTTTCTCATTAACTTTGCAATGGGCGTCGTAACGGGGTTAGTCCAAGAATTCCAATTTGGGATGAATTGGTCTGAGTACTCCCGGTTCATGGGAGATATCTTTGGGGCACCATTGGCAATTGAAGCACTTTTAGCGTTTTTTATTGAATCAACGTTCTTAGGGGTTTGGATTTTTGGTTGGGATAAATTATCCAAGAAAGTCCACTGTATGAGCATTTGGCTTGTAGCCATTGCCAGCAATCTATCGGCTTTATGGATTTTAATCGCTAACTCCTTTATGCAAGAACCTGTGGGCTATGTGTTACGCAATGGCCGTGCGGAGATGGTTGATTTCCTGGCTGTAGTAACCAATAAACATGTCTTTTATCAATTTCCTCACACGGTACTTAGTGGATTTACCACGGGAGCGTTTTTCGTCTTAGGTATCAGCGCGTATCATATCTTAAAGAAAAAGCATGTCGATGTTTTCATGCAGTCAGCAAAATTTGCCCTGATTTTCGGAGTCATTAGTCTTTTCGGCGTCCTTGGTGTGGGTCACGCCCAAGGCATGCATTTGGTTGAAGCCCAACCGATGAAGATGGCTGCTGCTGAGGCTCATTGGGAAACAGAAAGTCCAGCCGGGTTTAATGTTTTTGCCATTGTTGACAAAGAAAATAATACAAATAGTTTTGAGATTAAAGTTCCTGGTGTATTGAGCTTTATGTCTTACGGCACGTTTGATGCCGAAGTCAAGGGGATCAATGATTTACAAAAAGAAGCCGTTCAACAGCATGGAGAGGGAAATTATATTCCGCCGGTTACATCTTTGTTCTGGTCCTTCCGGATTATGGTGGGTGTCGGTAGTTTATTAATCCTTGTCGTATTACTGGGGGCTTTCTTATATAAGACGAAGCGTTTTGAAAATACGACGTGGTTCTTAAAGCTTCTGCCCTGGATGATTCCGCTACCCTACATTGCTAACTTAACAGGATGGTTTCTGGCAGAACAAGGCCGCCAGCCATGGATTGTTTATGGTTTACAGAAGACGGCGGATGGACTTTCAACTTCTGTACCCGCCGCATATATTTGGACCAGCCTGATTGGCTTTACCCTGCTTTACGGTATTTTAGCCATTGTTGATGTGTACCTCATCCTGAAGTTCGTCAAGCGTGGGCCTGTTGAGGCTGAGGATGAAGATTCCTCGACTGATGTAGCGAAGGGGGCATCATTATGGACTTAA
- the cydB gene encoding cytochrome d ubiquinol oxidase subunit II — MDLNILWFILISVLFIGFFFLEGFDYGVGILLPFMGKNDTERRIVINTIGPVWDGNEVWLITAGGAIFAAFPNWYATLFSGFYLALFFILVALIIRGVAFEFRSSDRSPRWRSAWDWGIFVGSLLSAILWGVAVTNILRGVPINGEMQYVGTFFDLLSPYTLIGGVTTLLLFTVHGALYLTLKTEGEMVQRAWSIAKTVSVGALVVLVLLAAMTYFQTDLFASTLAALGILVCAVAMILTVLFTYKKAAGKAFIASSLTITFLVLSVFSGLFPRVMVSSLNPEWSLHIYNASSSPYTLKIMTIVALTLVPIVLAYQIWTYWVFRKRITAKDIHY; from the coding sequence ATGGACTTAAATATTCTGTGGTTTATCCTGATTTCAGTACTCTTCATTGGTTTCTTTTTCTTAGAAGGCTTTGACTATGGAGTGGGGATTCTTCTCCCCTTCATGGGCAAAAATGACACAGAGCGCCGCATCGTGATCAATACCATCGGGCCGGTTTGGGACGGCAATGAAGTATGGTTGATTACCGCAGGCGGTGCCATCTTTGCAGCGTTCCCTAACTGGTATGCCACCCTTTTCAGTGGCTTCTACCTAGCCCTTTTCTTCATTCTTGTGGCTTTGATCATTCGCGGCGTAGCCTTTGAATTTCGTAGCAGTGATCGCTCTCCACGCTGGCGCTCTGCTTGGGACTGGGGAATCTTCGTAGGTAGCCTTCTTAGCGCCATCCTCTGGGGTGTAGCAGTTACCAATATTTTACGGGGTGTGCCTATCAATGGGGAAATGCAGTATGTGGGAACCTTCTTTGACCTCTTATCACCCTACACACTCATTGGCGGAGTCACAACTCTCCTCTTATTTACTGTGCACGGTGCTCTCTATCTGACCCTGAAGACTGAAGGTGAAATGGTTCAACGGGCTTGGAGCATCGCTAAAACAGTAAGCGTCGGAGCACTTGTAGTTCTTGTACTTCTTGCCGCTATGACTTATTTCCAAACGGACCTTTTCGCAAGCACTTTGGCCGCTCTGGGAATTCTGGTTTGTGCCGTGGCCATGATTTTGACTGTTCTGTTCACTTATAAAAAAGCCGCTGGAAAGGCATTTATAGCCAGTAGCTTAACCATTACATTTTTAGTGCTCTCCGTGTTCTCAGGGCTTTTCCCACGGGTTATGGTATCAAGCTTGAATCCAGAATGGAGTCTGCATATTTATAATGCTTCTTCCAGCCCATACACCCTAAAGATCATGACTATAGTAGCCTTGACTTTGGTTCCGATTGTTTTAGCATATCAGATCTGGACCTACTGGGTATTCCGCAAGCGTATAACAGCAAAAGATATTCACTATTAA
- the cydD gene encoding thiol reductant ABC exporter subunit CydD has product MFDKRLMREGKYVKKYLLGTVALGVGIALLAIAQAYLLSQVIAQVFLEDAPFLQTKGYLLGILAVIGVRALLQYFSEVTARETAIRVKERVRVRFLQKILSLGPVYARGERGGELLNTAVEGIEALDDYFARYIPQLILAVLVPILTLVFIFPKDFQSATILILTGPLIPFFMILIGKLAEKKSLQQWQSLSRMSAHFLDMLQGLTTLKLFGRSKDQAVVIGRVSETFRKNTMGVMKIAFLSAFVLEFMGMISTAIIAVTLGIRLINGTVPYSEALFILILAPEFYLPLRTLGLHFHARLSGGNAANRIFEVLELESQSEFELIKGAKEPVYLFEGNKEAPWLTFKQVDLCYEKEGERVLKDINFILRFGERVALIGPSGAGKSSILQILLRFAEPSQGEVLINNTVLSTIPPATWRKVISYVPQKPYLFAGSVMDNIRFGNPEASLEDVVKAAQLAMAHEFITELPQGYDTLVGEGGARLSGGQAQRIAIGRAFLKDSPLLLLDEVTSGLDNENEKDLLTALEGLCQGRTVIFTTHRMKTTIQADRILVLDKGRIIEQGSPQELLNNQGLYARFVSTYGREEG; this is encoded by the coding sequence ATGTTTGATAAGCGATTGATGCGGGAAGGTAAATATGTTAAAAAATATCTTTTGGGAACCGTAGCACTGGGTGTAGGAATCGCTTTACTTGCTATTGCTCAAGCTTATCTACTCTCACAGGTGATTGCTCAAGTCTTTCTGGAAGATGCTCCTTTTCTACAAACAAAAGGTTATCTTTTAGGTATTTTGGCTGTCATTGGAGTTAGGGCGCTTCTTCAGTATTTTAGTGAGGTAACTGCCCGTGAGACCGCTATCCGTGTGAAGGAAAGAGTAAGAGTCCGTTTTCTGCAAAAGATCCTCTCCTTGGGGCCGGTGTATGCCCGGGGTGAACGAGGGGGGGAACTGCTCAACACAGCCGTAGAGGGGATTGAGGCCTTGGATGACTATTTTGCTCGCTATATCCCCCAACTTATTTTGGCCGTATTAGTACCAATACTTACTTTAGTATTTATCTTCCCCAAGGATTTTCAATCCGCAACGATCTTAATCCTAACCGGACCCCTAATCCCCTTCTTCATGATATTGATTGGAAAACTTGCTGAGAAAAAGTCCCTGCAGCAATGGCAAAGTCTAAGCCGTATGAGCGCCCATTTTCTTGATATGCTCCAAGGTTTAACCACACTGAAACTATTCGGCCGGAGCAAGGACCAAGCGGTTGTGATTGGTCGAGTCAGTGAAACATTTCGAAAGAATACCATGGGCGTCATGAAAATAGCTTTTTTATCGGCTTTTGTCTTGGAGTTTATGGGCATGATTAGCACTGCTATTATCGCCGTAACCTTGGGTATTCGTTTGATTAATGGCACGGTTCCTTATTCTGAGGCACTCTTTATCCTGATATTAGCTCCGGAGTTCTATTTGCCCTTAAGAACCTTGGGCTTGCATTTTCACGCACGACTCTCAGGGGGCAATGCTGCTAATCGTATTTTTGAAGTTCTTGAGCTTGAAAGTCAATCAGAGTTCGAGCTGATCAAAGGAGCTAAGGAGCCCGTTTATTTGTTCGAAGGAAATAAAGAAGCACCATGGCTTACTTTTAAGCAAGTAGACCTGTGCTATGAAAAAGAGGGCGAAAGGGTTTTAAAGGATATAAATTTTATACTTCGCTTTGGTGAGCGCGTGGCTTTAATCGGACCCAGTGGCGCTGGAAAAAGCTCCATTCTTCAGATTCTGCTTCGCTTCGCAGAGCCTTCCCAAGGCGAGGTGCTGATTAATAATACTGTATTAAGCACGATCCCGCCGGCAACCTGGCGGAAAGTGATCTCGTATGTTCCCCAGAAGCCTTATCTCTTTGCAGGGTCGGTTATGGATAATATTCGATTTGGTAACCCTGAAGCATCTTTGGAGGATGTGGTAAAAGCTGCTCAGTTAGCTATGGCCCATGAATTCATCACCGAGCTTCCTCAAGGCTATGATACCCTTGTTGGCGAGGGAGGAGCTCGTTTAAGCGGAGGACAGGCCCAGCGCATAGCTATTGGCCGGGCCTTCCTTAAGGATTCCCCCCTGTTATTATTGGATGAAGTAACCAGCGGGTTGGATAATGAAAATGAAAAGGATCTACTGACAGCTTTAGAGGGCCTTTGTCAGGGGAGGACCGTAATTTTTACGACTCATCGAATGAAGACTACAATCCAGGCGGATCGGATCCTGGTACTTGATAAAGGGAGAATCATTGAGCAGGGTTCTCCCCAAGAGCTTCTAAATAATCAAGGATTATATGCCCGTTTCGTAAGCACCTATGGGAGGGAAGAGGGATGA
- the cydC gene encoding thiol reductant ABC exporter subunit CydC translates to MKNLRWIIKEILPFWPRVCLTLLLSALTVTSHIGLMATSSYLLARAALQPPIMDLMITIVGVRFFGISRAVFRYCERLVSHDVTFRVLSRIRMIVYKGIEPLAPAQLKDMHSGDLLSRIVGDVEVQQNLFLRVLAPPLVAVLVLLGYGGFLAHFNQGFTTILAAFFLAAGVALPFLIRALGNGIGQMKIQAKAKMHTFILDSLQGMPEMLAFGQTGAVFQRIQEAQSELSRSDRRMARVTGISNALMGMISHLGMLAVLVLGIFLVKQGQIDGILLGMLALGVLSSFEAVIPLPVSQHHLEENEAAGRRLKNLIDEGQKLLEKDERKEISTGIGDGSEERSIFQNCELEFVNVSFRYDPDGPWVLDNISAKIPRGRRIGIVGRSGAGKSSLVNLLVRFWEPNTGEIRLGGVNIKELRPLDIREKIGIVAQKSHLFHATVKENLLLAKPEATNEELYEAARRAKIHEFILSLPQGYDSLIGEGGMKLSGGQQQRLAIARVLLKDAPILILDEATNGLDPVTEGELKEELLALTEDRTLIVITHHLGFVKDLDEILVLEKGRIIEYGKHEDLMKRKGLYRRLWENGSEI, encoded by the coding sequence ATGAAAAATCTAAGGTGGATAATCAAAGAAATACTTCCCTTCTGGCCAAGGGTATGCCTGACTTTGTTATTAAGTGCCTTAACTGTTACCAGCCATATTGGCTTAATGGCGACCTCTTCCTATTTGCTGGCTCGGGCAGCCTTACAGCCCCCGATTATGGATCTGATGATAACTATCGTAGGGGTTCGTTTCTTTGGAATTTCCCGAGCGGTTTTTCGCTATTGTGAACGTCTAGTTTCCCATGATGTTACCTTTCGGGTGTTAAGCCGTATTCGGATGATCGTTTATAAGGGCATTGAACCACTAGCCCCCGCCCAACTTAAGGATATGCACAGCGGGGATTTACTCAGCCGCATTGTGGGAGATGTGGAGGTGCAGCAAAACTTATTTTTGCGGGTACTGGCTCCTCCTCTCGTCGCCGTGCTGGTTTTGCTTGGCTATGGAGGTTTTCTCGCTCATTTTAATCAAGGTTTCACCACTATCTTGGCGGCTTTCTTTTTGGCAGCAGGTGTAGCTCTTCCTTTTCTTATCCGGGCCTTAGGGAATGGTATCGGTCAGATGAAAATCCAGGCCAAAGCCAAAATGCATACCTTTATTTTGGATAGTTTGCAGGGGATGCCGGAAATGCTGGCTTTTGGGCAGACCGGGGCTGTTTTTCAGCGGATTCAAGAAGCCCAGAGTGAACTCAGCCGGTCGGATCGAAGGATGGCTAGAGTGACAGGGATATCTAATGCCCTTATGGGGATGATTTCCCATTTAGGAATGCTGGCTGTTCTGGTTCTGGGGATTTTTCTCGTAAAGCAGGGGCAGATTGACGGGATTCTGTTGGGTATGTTGGCTTTGGGAGTACTGAGCAGTTTTGAGGCAGTGATTCCGCTGCCTGTCAGCCAGCATCATTTAGAGGAAAATGAGGCGGCGGGAAGACGCCTTAAGAATTTGATAGATGAAGGACAGAAGCTTCTGGAGAAGGATGAGCGTAAGGAAATCAGCACTGGCATCGGCGATGGATCGGAAGAAAGGTCAATCTTTCAAAATTGTGAACTTGAATTTGTTAACGTGAGTTTTCGATACGACCCAGATGGTCCCTGGGTATTAGATAATATTTCTGCTAAGATACCACGAGGCAGGCGGATTGGCATCGTGGGTCGAAGCGGAGCAGGAAAAAGCAGCCTTGTCAATCTCTTGGTTCGATTCTGGGAACCAAATACTGGGGAGATTCGCCTAGGCGGGGTAAATATAAAAGAGCTAAGGCCCCTGGATATTAGGGAAAAGATTGGCATAGTGGCTCAAAAATCGCATCTTTTCCATGCTACGGTAAAAGAAAATCTATTATTGGCTAAGCCGGAGGCTACTAATGAGGAGCTATACGAAGCAGCTCGGAGGGCAAAAATTCATGAATTTATTCTTTCCCTCCCTCAAGGGTATGATTCTCTAATCGGAGAAGGGGGGATGAAGCTCTCCGGTGGACAACAGCAGCGCCTTGCTATCGCACGTGTCCTATTAAAAGATGCACCTATCCTTATTCTAGATGAAGCAACCAATGGACTGGACCCAGTAACAGAAGGAGAGCTTAAAGAAGAATTATTGGCTTTGACAGAAGATAGGACACTGATTGTTATTACCCATCATCTTGGATTTGTGAAAGATCTGGACGAAATACTAGTGTTGGAAAAGGGAAGAATCATTGAATATGGGAAGCATGAGGATCTTATGAAGCGGAAAGGTTTGTACCGGCGTCTATGGGAAAATGGCAGCGAAATCTAG
- a CDS encoding sodium:proton antiporter: MEHSLGTLLPLYSVIPFVGMLLSIALGPVLFPKFWHHHFGKVSAAWAALLAVPLIVAYGKQGVDELLHLLIADYIPFIVLIGSLFTVGGGILVRTSLKGTTWVNAGFLTIGAIIASWMGTTGAAMLLIRPFLRVNKDRKYKAFMVVFFIFMVANVGGALTPLGDPPLFLGFLHGVPFFWTLRLITPMAVVLAGLLLIYIAFDKYFLAKEQKEGNLAFASSSCNGVAAKDNSSGDSTLGKRLEVLGVQNFILLAAIIGVILFSGYVKMSEVSILGVHLGWQDVIRNLVLVAIVVISMKITPKAVREENEYSWGPILEIIYLFFGIFVTMAPALAILKAGESGALSFITAAVKEPVQYFWITGALSSFLDNAPTYLTFFSTALGQFYPGMAEAPAVAQFLVDQPLYLLAISAGSVFFGAVTYIGNAPNFMVRSIAEESGVKMPSFFGYMAYSFCILLPLFGIVTWLFFL, from the coding sequence ATGGAACACTCTTTAGGTACTTTATTGCCATTGTATTCAGTCATTCCTTTTGTAGGTATGTTGTTGTCCATTGCACTGGGGCCTGTTCTGTTTCCAAAATTTTGGCATCATCATTTTGGTAAGGTATCAGCTGCCTGGGCAGCACTGCTTGCTGTTCCACTGATCGTAGCTTATGGAAAACAAGGTGTTGATGAGCTGCTCCATTTACTCATCGCGGATTACATTCCCTTTATCGTTCTTATCGGGTCCTTATTTACAGTCGGTGGTGGAATCTTAGTTCGTACATCCTTAAAGGGGACAACTTGGGTCAATGCAGGTTTCCTGACGATCGGGGCTATTATCGCTTCATGGATGGGGACTACAGGAGCGGCTATGTTATTAATCCGCCCATTCCTGCGTGTGAATAAGGATCGTAAGTATAAGGCCTTTATGGTAGTATTCTTTATTTTTATGGTTGCCAATGTGGGAGGAGCATTGACCCCTTTAGGGGATCCGCCGCTTTTCCTGGGCTTTTTACACGGAGTGCCTTTCTTTTGGACCTTACGCCTTATTACCCCTATGGCTGTAGTGCTGGCCGGGCTTTTACTCATTTATATCGCTTTTGATAAGTACTTTCTGGCTAAGGAACAAAAAGAAGGCAATTTAGCCTTTGCTTCATCTTCTTGCAATGGGGTTGCAGCCAAAGATAACTCCAGTGGAGATTCAACGTTGGGAAAAAGATTGGAAGTTTTAGGCGTTCAAAACTTTATTCTGTTAGCCGCAATTATTGGTGTTATTCTATTTAGCGGTTATGTTAAGATGAGCGAAGTATCTATTCTGGGGGTTCATCTTGGCTGGCAGGATGTTATCCGTAATCTGGTACTTGTAGCTATTGTGGTTATCTCCATGAAAATCACACCCAAGGCAGTTCGTGAGGAAAACGAATACTCCTGGGGGCCAATTTTGGAGATCATTTATCTCTTCTTCGGAATCTTTGTCACCATGGCTCCTGCTTTAGCGATATTGAAGGCTGGTGAGTCCGGAGCTTTGTCTTTTATTACTGCAGCAGTCAAAGAGCCGGTTCAATACTTCTGGATTACCGGAGCATTGTCCAGCTTCCTTGACAATGCCCCAACGTACCTAACCTTCTTTAGTACTGCTTTAGGTCAATTCTATCCAGGTATGGCTGAAGCCCCTGCAGTGGCTCAGTTCTTAGTCGACCAGCCCTTATACCTTCTGGCAATTTCTGCTGGATCGGTGTTCTTTGGAGCGGTTACCTATATCGGCAATGCCCCTAACTTTATGGTTCGCTCCATTGCTGAAGAATCCGGAGTAAAAATGCCTAGCTTTTTCGGCTATATGGCGTATAGCTTCTGCATTCTCCTTCCCCTCTTTGGGATAGTAACCTGGCTTTTCTTTCTCTAA